Genomic DNA from Anolis sagrei isolate rAnoSag1 chromosome 12, rAnoSag1.mat, whole genome shotgun sequence:
TAGCCCAGGCTGCTGCTAGTTTTCGGAAGAAAGATGAACTCCGTGGGCGTCTCTTTTGGGTGGTGCTGGACCTGCTGGACGTGCTGGAGATCCAGGCCAGCTTGTGGGAACCACAAGGGCGGGTGTTGCCCTTGTGGGCCGAAGGCTTGACCTTCTTCTACTGCTACGGGCTGCTGCTCGTCCTGCCTTGCGTGTCGCTGAATGAGCTGGGCGTGTGCGGTCCGCAGCCGGACACGCTGTACCCGCTGTTGAGCCTGGCCAGCGTCAATGTGGCCACCATTTTCATCCGTGGCGGGCTGTTGCTCCTCTGCCGCGACCAGCGCATCTCCTCCATCTTCATGGGGAAAAACGTCCTCGCCATCGCTTTGAAATGCTGCGCCGCGCTTCAGCACCATCGGCGGCACAAGAAAGACAAACCAACCCACAGACAGAGTCCGCAGCTCCAGAGACACATTGGAACGGCAGGGGAAGTATGTCCTGGGCACACGCCTCAAGGATGTGCCAGACACATCACAGACGACCAACTGCATGTCAAATCCCCGCCCAGGCATCTTCAGGAGGGAGAAACACATTGCCACACGCAACCCGTATGCCATCAGCTCCACAGCCACTGCCCGGTCAGAGCCCAAAGTTGGCATCATGGACATGCACAGCAATCCTCCCCTCGCGATTCGGCAACTCCCGGTTCCTCCAGAGCGTTGCGCACGGCCCAGCACATTCAGCTTAAGTCTCTATGGAGTGGACCATGAAGCACCTTTCTGATCCAGAACCTCTGCCTGGCACTCTTGGCATCCAAGAGAAGGGCGTTAAAAGGAAAGCAGTTGAATCGGAAAAGGAGAAATCAGAGCTGAGCTGGTTTGGAATATGTCGGCCGTTGCCCCTCCTCATGGACGTGTTAGCAATGTGTATTACGAGATCATTGCTCCTAATGCAGGAAATGGCACCAGGCAcattaaagcagcgtttctcaaccttcctaatgccgcgaccccttaatacagttcctcatgttgtggtgaccccccgaccataatattatttttgttgctactccagaactgtaattttgctactgtaatgaatcgcaatgtaaatatctgatatgcaggatgtattttcattcgctggaccaaatttggcacaaatacccgatatgcccaaatttgaatactggtagggttgattttgtcgtttgggagttgtagttgctggtatttatagttcacctacaatcaaagagcattctgaaccccaccaatgatggaattgaaccaaacttggcacacagaagtcccatgaccaataaaaaacactagaagagtctggtgggcattgacattgagtttgggagttgtagttcacctacatccagagagcagtgtggatggatctggaccacacttggcatgaatactccatttgcccaattgtgaatactggtgtttaggggaaatagaccatgacatttggaagatgtagttgctttgattgtagttcacctacaatcaaagaacattctgaactccaccaatgatggaattgaaccaaacttggcacacagaactcccatggccaacagaaaatactggaagagattggtgggcattaatcttgtttgggagttgtcgttcacctacatccagagagcagtatggactcaaacaatgatggatctggaccacacttggcatgaatactcaatatgcccaattgtaaacactggtggaatttaggggaaatagaccatgacactTGGAAgatgtagttgcagggatttatagttcacctacaatcaaagagcattttgaactccactaatgatggaattgaaccatcacACAGATGGTTggcacaaacttggcacacagaactcccatgaccaacacaaaacactagaagagtctggcgggcattgaccttgagtttgggagttgtagttcacctatatccagagagcgctgtggactcaaaccatgatggatctggaccaaacttggcatgattacTCCATTTGCCCAATTGTGAATACTGGTGTTtaggggaaataggccttgacatttggaagttgtagttgcatggatctatagttcacctacaatcaaagagcattctgaacaccaccaatgatggaattgaaccaaacttggcacacagaactcccatggccaacagaaaatactggaagagattgatgggcattaaccttgagtttgggagttgtagttcacctatatccagaggtgagcactgtggactcaaacaatgatggatctggaccaaacttg
This window encodes:
- the LOC132764518 gene encoding transmembrane protein 121-like, which codes for MELHPPHTCVVAVVIVCTMGAMDVYLVEQSAGARRLGVGALALAGDLFFLLALRYATAWVGGEARQAQRGYAMVLWFLFAFALEIKLYFIYQHYATEVRVPDPLARRTLTLLLSVCIPALYTVLGAAELVAQAAASFRKKDELRGRLFWVVLDLLDVLEIQASLWEPQGRVLPLWAEGLTFFYCYGLLLVLPCVSLNELGVCGPQPDTLYPLLSLASVNVATIFIRGGLLLLCRDQRISSIFMGKNVLAIALKCCAALQHHRRHKKDKPTHRQSPQLQRHIGTAGEVCPGHTPQGCARHITDDQLHVKSPPRHLQEGETHCHTQPVCHQLHSHCPVRAQSWHHGHAQQSSPRDSATPGSSRALRTAQHIQLKSLWSGP